From a region of the Nerophis lumbriciformis linkage group LG06, RoL_Nlum_v2.1, whole genome shotgun sequence genome:
- the nfat5b gene encoding nuclear factor of activated T-cells 5 isoform X1, whose protein sequence is MPSDFVALFSGELDVTLPGSLSFEESVHELLPRELEFSSTIQQNVKTMSQTSGGEAGPPSTALASDGMSSSMTMDGPCSAFSTSSSSTKLCSSSATELNTVHSGNADTEDNKRCRAIPEVLGAEARSCNSNSVGHCPATSEVGGERGVASQEDQPHQHMMPPKRRTELNISPPPQDLLSDSRMSCQAESTLDSEHSNSIWMDDSLSNFSIMSTTSYNDNTEVPRKSRKRTPRQRPGPKSRPTSEASMDVFDADSAKGPHFVLSQLGTDNKSGQKGSSQEAPQTPQQKGVLSVQYPSKSEGKELKILIQPESQHRARYLTEGSRGSVKDRSQQSFPTIKLEGVNEHVVLQVFVGNDSGRVKPHGFYQACRVTGRNTTACKEVDIGGTTVIEVPLAPSTNMTLAVDCVGILKLRNADVEARIGVAGSKKKSTRARLVFRVNIPRQDGSVLTLQTPSSSIICTQPAGVPEILKKSLHSCSVRGGEELFIIGKNFLKDAEVIFQENISDEKSWKAKAEIDMDLFHQNHLIVKVPPYQNQDVTSAVCVGIYVVTNAGRSHDVQPFTYNPDSGNSEVFVKKEMSSPVKCSFDDKILNSALMPPLLPQVKKEEVTPMEVTNNLQSSGVFKTQDLCPVQQNLDMSTGHQNKNREFSNTMAQPAGDSGKSHAQFFSNTEPLTTIQKQELLREVSSQQFLLEQTVSLGQETQVSSSGSVGGLCGDPPPQQQQLSMFPSDGVAQLEEAVRQLNPQEFCSNNSMTNQQQHIQHQQIQNQQIQKQQQQIQQQQQHIQQQQQALENLQHRIFQSQIQIQHVSVEQQGSSPGVVANQGALFQQTQQQQQRTALYQQTNELLSIQTNFLHQTPSQPSPPTFHSTNPLAKAQDSQGGLFHSQKASNTQEQVQAACFQNTNTMTVLQSPVQQPPPSSLFLPQSSLSSQLTNSSSPQQQLAFLNALQTPAPEQQTAFQTPTQLSPIQQGAPMEQQQPSQTSQQQALFQNITQHTAANTLSAGQQQQPQAGLLFCNNPLSTSDQTSSILFTNQAQIPPLTTSSVVSPETQNPSLLFSQAHIVTVNQQDRSEPMALSNPNETCQQVLFQDQQPMQFGTTTNNRQEQSAVLFMPQPNITSLQDGLAVQELAQSAMFGSQNGVTNLQTTTSSPVQQPGTLFQSTVSGTISQPSQPQQPELFLFGIPNECGQLMNAPGNTLSDQIIAISQSGHNQRESEARIQSLYSQSLSQSVTGQSSMNASQNMEKIDDLLVSCLQEPGSSLTRSY, encoded by the exons ATGGCATGTCCTCCTCTATGACCATGGATGGCCCCTGCAGTGCTTTTTCCACCTCTTCTAGCTCCACCAAGCTTTGTAGTTCTTCAGCCACTGAGCTGAACACAGTCCACAGCGGCAATGCTGATACAGAAGACAACAAACGATGCAGGGCGATACCAGAGGTTCTTGGGGCCGAAGCCAGGAGTTGTAACAGCAACAGTGTTGGCCATTGCCCGGCTACGAGTGAGGTTGGAGGAGAGAGAGGAGTGGCCTCCCAGGAGGACCAGCCACATCAGCACATGATGCCACCAAAGCGTCGCACCGAACTAAACATCTCTCCGCCTCCACAAGATCTGCTTAGTGATAGTCGAATGTCCTGTCAAGCAGAATCAACGTTGGACTCTGAGCACAGCAACAGCATATGGATGGATGACTCTCTCTCCAACTTCAGTATCATGAGCACAACCTCCTACAATGACAACACAGAGGTACCACGAAAGTCACGCAAACGTACCCCAAGACAAAGGCCAGGGCCCAAGTCGAGGCCTACCAGCGAAGCCAGCATGGATGTTTTTGATGCAGACAGCGCCAAAGGCCCACATTTTGTCCTCTCCCAGCTCGGCACCGACAACAAATCTGGACAAAAAGGAAG TTCACAGGAAGCTCCTCAGACACCTCAACAGAAAGGAGTTCTGTCAGTGCAATACCCCTCCAAGAGTGAAGGGAAGGAGCTGAAGATCCTTATTCAGCCTGAGTCTCAACACCGGGCTCGCTATCTGACTGAAGGCAGCAGAGGGTCTGTGAAGGACCGATCGCAGCAGAGCTTCCCCACCATAAAG ctGGAGGGTGTGAATGAGCATGTGGTTTTGCAAGTGTTCGTCGGAAATGATTCTGGACGTGTCAAGCCTCATGGATTTTACCAAGCTTGCCGGGTAACAGGCCGCAACACTACAGCCTGCAAGGAGGTGGACATTGGGGGAACGACTGTCATTGAAGTCCCTTTGGCTCCAAGCACCAACATGACCTTAGC TGTGGATTGTGTTGGAATATTGAAGCTCAGAAATGCTGATGTGGAGGCTCGCATTGGGGTGGCTGGGTCAAAAAAGAAGAGTACACGTGCAAGGCTAGTGTTTCGGGTCAACATCCCACGTCAAGATGGCTCAGTGCTCACACTTCAAACACCATCGTCGTCAATCATTTGCA CCCAGCCAGCAGGTGTACCTGAGattctgaagaaatcactgcatagCTGTTCAGTCAGGGGCGGGGAGGAGCTCTTCATCATTGGCAAAAATTTTCTCAAAGATGCCGAAGTCATATTTCAAGAAAATATCTCCG ATGAAAAATCCTGGAAGGCGAAGGCTGAAATCGACATGGATCTGTTTCACCAG AACCATTTGATAGTGAAGGTTCCACCATACCAAAACCAAGACGTCACCTCTGCGGTGTGTGTGGGCATATATGTGGTCACCAATGCTGGGAGATCCCACGACGTTCAGCCATTTACTTACAACCCAGATTCAG GAAACAGTGAAGTTTTTGTGAAGAAAGAGATGTCCTCTCCAGTGAAGTGTTCATTTGatgacaaaa TTCTAAATAGTGCCTTGATGCCTCCACTTCTGCCTCAAGTGAAGAAAGAAGAAGTCACTCCAATGGAGGTCACAAACAACCTTCAATCCTCTGGGGTGTTTAAG ACTCAGGATCTCTGTCCAGTGCAACAGAACTTAGACATGTCTACAGGCCATCAGAATAAGAACAGAGAATTTTCCAACACAATGGCACAGCCTGCTGGTGATTCTGGCAAAAGTCATGCCCAATTTTTTTCCAATACAGAGCCTTTAACTACAATCCAGAAGCAGGAACTGCTGCGAGAAGTTAGCTCCCAGCAGTTCCTCCTTGAGCAAACCGTTAGTCTTGGGCAAGAAACCCAAGTCAGTAGCTCTGGTTCTGTTGGAGGACTGTGTGGCGATCCACCACCGCAACAGCAGCAACTGTCCATGTTCCCTTCAGATGGAGTAGCCCAGTTAGAAGAAGCAGTAAGACAACTGAACCCTCAAGAATTCTGTAGTAACAACTCAATGACCAACCAACAGCAACACATTCAGCACCAACAGATACAAAACCAACAAATTCAAAAGCAGCAGCAGCAAATTCAGCAGCAACAACAGCATATTCAGCAGCAACAGCAGGCTTTGGAGAACCTACAACACCGGATATTTCAGTCACAAATTCAGATACAGCATGTTAGCGTGGAGCAGCAGGGCTCCTCACCAGGTGTTGTAGCAAACCAAGGAGCTCTCTTCCAGCAGACGCAGCAGCAGCAACAACGCACAGCTCTCTATCAGCAGACCAATGAACTGCTTTCTATTCAGACTAACTTCCTCCATCAGACACCCTCACAGCCCTCACCACCAACATTCCACAGTACAAATCCTTTGGCCAAAGCGCAAGATTCCCAAGGGGGTCTGTTTCATAGCCAGAAAGCCTCCAACACTCAAGAGCAGGTGCAGGCTGCATGCTTCCAAAACACCAACACCATGACAGTTCTACAGTCTCCAGTCCAGCAACCCCCACCCTCGAGTCTTTTCCTTCCCCAGTCATCTCTTTCATCTCAGCTTACAAACAGTAGCAGCCCGCAGCAGCAACTAGCCTTCCTCAATGCTCTGCAAACACCTGCACCTGAGCAGCAAACAGCATTTCAGACTCCCACACAGCTCTCTCCCATTCAACAAGGTGCGCCAATGGAGCAACAGCAGCCTTCCCAGACATCTCAACAGCAAGCTCTGTTTCAGAACATCACTCAGCATACAGCTGCAAACACACTGTCTGCAGGTCAACAGCAACAACCACAGGCCGGTCTACTATTCTGTAACAACCCACTGTCCACCTCGGACCAGACTTCCAGCATCCTGTTCACCAATCAGGCGCAGATTCCTCCATTGACCACCAGCAGTGTAGTCTCCCCAGAGACACAGAACCCTTCATTGCTTTTCTCTCAAGCCCATATAGTGACGGTAAACCAGCAGGACCGCTCGGAGCCCATGGCCTTAAGTAATCCTAATGAAACATGTCAGCAAGTGCTGTTTCAGGATCAGCAACCAATGCAGTTTGGAACAACCACAAACAATAGGCAAGAGCAATCTGCGGTGCTCTTCATGCCTCAACCAAACATAACCTCCCTGCAGGACGGACTGGCTGTTCAAGAACTCGCACAGTCAGCCATGTTTGGCTCGCAGAACGGTGTGACAAACCTACAAACGACCACCTCTTCGCCTGTCCAGCAGCCGGGAACACTGTTTCAGTCTACAGTCAGTGGGACCATCAGCCAGCCAAGccagcctcaacaacctgaacTCTTCCTTTTTGGCATTCCAAATG AATGTGGTCAGCTGATGAATGCACCAGGAAACACACTGTCGGATCAGATCATAGCCATCAGCCAGTCTGGCCATAACCAAAGAGAAAGTGAGGCCCGAATTCAGTCGCTCTACAGCCAGTCGCTGTCACAGTCGGTGACGGGGCAGAGCAGCATGAATGCCTCACAGAATATGGAGAAGATTGATGACCTGTTGGTCAGCTGCTTGCAAGAGCCGGGCAGCAGCTTAACGCGTTCATACTAA
- the nfat5b gene encoding nuclear factor of activated T-cells 5 isoform X2, giving the protein MSQTSGGEAGPPSTALASDGMSSSMTMDGPCSAFSTSSSSTKLCSSSATELNTVHSGNADTEDNKRCRAIPEVLGAEARSCNSNSVGHCPATSEVGGERGVASQEDQPHQHMMPPKRRTELNISPPPQDLLSDSRMSCQAESTLDSEHSNSIWMDDSLSNFSIMSTTSYNDNTEVPRKSRKRTPRQRPGPKSRPTSEASMDVFDADSAKGPHFVLSQLGTDNKSGQKGSSQEAPQTPQQKGVLSVQYPSKSEGKELKILIQPESQHRARYLTEGSRGSVKDRSQQSFPTIKLEGVNEHVVLQVFVGNDSGRVKPHGFYQACRVTGRNTTACKEVDIGGTTVIEVPLAPSTNMTLAVDCVGILKLRNADVEARIGVAGSKKKSTRARLVFRVNIPRQDGSVLTLQTPSSSIICTQPAGVPEILKKSLHSCSVRGGEELFIIGKNFLKDAEVIFQENISDEKSWKAKAEIDMDLFHQNHLIVKVPPYQNQDVTSAVCVGIYVVTNAGRSHDVQPFTYNPDSGNSEVFVKKEMSSPVKCSFDDKILNSALMPPLLPQVKKEEVTPMEVTNNLQSSGVFKTQDLCPVQQNLDMSTGHQNKNREFSNTMAQPAGDSGKSHAQFFSNTEPLTTIQKQELLREVSSQQFLLEQTVSLGQETQVSSSGSVGGLCGDPPPQQQQLSMFPSDGVAQLEEAVRQLNPQEFCSNNSMTNQQQHIQHQQIQNQQIQKQQQQIQQQQQHIQQQQQALENLQHRIFQSQIQIQHVSVEQQGSSPGVVANQGALFQQTQQQQQRTALYQQTNELLSIQTNFLHQTPSQPSPPTFHSTNPLAKAQDSQGGLFHSQKASNTQEQVQAACFQNTNTMTVLQSPVQQPPPSSLFLPQSSLSSQLTNSSSPQQQLAFLNALQTPAPEQQTAFQTPTQLSPIQQGAPMEQQQPSQTSQQQALFQNITQHTAANTLSAGQQQQPQAGLLFCNNPLSTSDQTSSILFTNQAQIPPLTTSSVVSPETQNPSLLFSQAHIVTVNQQDRSEPMALSNPNETCQQVLFQDQQPMQFGTTTNNRQEQSAVLFMPQPNITSLQDGLAVQELAQSAMFGSQNGVTNLQTTTSSPVQQPGTLFQSTVSGTISQPSQPQQPELFLFGIPNECGQLMNAPGNTLSDQIIAISQSGHNQRESEARIQSLYSQSLSQSVTGQSSMNASQNMEKIDDLLVSCLQEPGSSLTRSY; this is encoded by the exons ATGGCATGTCCTCCTCTATGACCATGGATGGCCCCTGCAGTGCTTTTTCCACCTCTTCTAGCTCCACCAAGCTTTGTAGTTCTTCAGCCACTGAGCTGAACACAGTCCACAGCGGCAATGCTGATACAGAAGACAACAAACGATGCAGGGCGATACCAGAGGTTCTTGGGGCCGAAGCCAGGAGTTGTAACAGCAACAGTGTTGGCCATTGCCCGGCTACGAGTGAGGTTGGAGGAGAGAGAGGAGTGGCCTCCCAGGAGGACCAGCCACATCAGCACATGATGCCACCAAAGCGTCGCACCGAACTAAACATCTCTCCGCCTCCACAAGATCTGCTTAGTGATAGTCGAATGTCCTGTCAAGCAGAATCAACGTTGGACTCTGAGCACAGCAACAGCATATGGATGGATGACTCTCTCTCCAACTTCAGTATCATGAGCACAACCTCCTACAATGACAACACAGAGGTACCACGAAAGTCACGCAAACGTACCCCAAGACAAAGGCCAGGGCCCAAGTCGAGGCCTACCAGCGAAGCCAGCATGGATGTTTTTGATGCAGACAGCGCCAAAGGCCCACATTTTGTCCTCTCCCAGCTCGGCACCGACAACAAATCTGGACAAAAAGGAAG TTCACAGGAAGCTCCTCAGACACCTCAACAGAAAGGAGTTCTGTCAGTGCAATACCCCTCCAAGAGTGAAGGGAAGGAGCTGAAGATCCTTATTCAGCCTGAGTCTCAACACCGGGCTCGCTATCTGACTGAAGGCAGCAGAGGGTCTGTGAAGGACCGATCGCAGCAGAGCTTCCCCACCATAAAG ctGGAGGGTGTGAATGAGCATGTGGTTTTGCAAGTGTTCGTCGGAAATGATTCTGGACGTGTCAAGCCTCATGGATTTTACCAAGCTTGCCGGGTAACAGGCCGCAACACTACAGCCTGCAAGGAGGTGGACATTGGGGGAACGACTGTCATTGAAGTCCCTTTGGCTCCAAGCACCAACATGACCTTAGC TGTGGATTGTGTTGGAATATTGAAGCTCAGAAATGCTGATGTGGAGGCTCGCATTGGGGTGGCTGGGTCAAAAAAGAAGAGTACACGTGCAAGGCTAGTGTTTCGGGTCAACATCCCACGTCAAGATGGCTCAGTGCTCACACTTCAAACACCATCGTCGTCAATCATTTGCA CCCAGCCAGCAGGTGTACCTGAGattctgaagaaatcactgcatagCTGTTCAGTCAGGGGCGGGGAGGAGCTCTTCATCATTGGCAAAAATTTTCTCAAAGATGCCGAAGTCATATTTCAAGAAAATATCTCCG ATGAAAAATCCTGGAAGGCGAAGGCTGAAATCGACATGGATCTGTTTCACCAG AACCATTTGATAGTGAAGGTTCCACCATACCAAAACCAAGACGTCACCTCTGCGGTGTGTGTGGGCATATATGTGGTCACCAATGCTGGGAGATCCCACGACGTTCAGCCATTTACTTACAACCCAGATTCAG GAAACAGTGAAGTTTTTGTGAAGAAAGAGATGTCCTCTCCAGTGAAGTGTTCATTTGatgacaaaa TTCTAAATAGTGCCTTGATGCCTCCACTTCTGCCTCAAGTGAAGAAAGAAGAAGTCACTCCAATGGAGGTCACAAACAACCTTCAATCCTCTGGGGTGTTTAAG ACTCAGGATCTCTGTCCAGTGCAACAGAACTTAGACATGTCTACAGGCCATCAGAATAAGAACAGAGAATTTTCCAACACAATGGCACAGCCTGCTGGTGATTCTGGCAAAAGTCATGCCCAATTTTTTTCCAATACAGAGCCTTTAACTACAATCCAGAAGCAGGAACTGCTGCGAGAAGTTAGCTCCCAGCAGTTCCTCCTTGAGCAAACCGTTAGTCTTGGGCAAGAAACCCAAGTCAGTAGCTCTGGTTCTGTTGGAGGACTGTGTGGCGATCCACCACCGCAACAGCAGCAACTGTCCATGTTCCCTTCAGATGGAGTAGCCCAGTTAGAAGAAGCAGTAAGACAACTGAACCCTCAAGAATTCTGTAGTAACAACTCAATGACCAACCAACAGCAACACATTCAGCACCAACAGATACAAAACCAACAAATTCAAAAGCAGCAGCAGCAAATTCAGCAGCAACAACAGCATATTCAGCAGCAACAGCAGGCTTTGGAGAACCTACAACACCGGATATTTCAGTCACAAATTCAGATACAGCATGTTAGCGTGGAGCAGCAGGGCTCCTCACCAGGTGTTGTAGCAAACCAAGGAGCTCTCTTCCAGCAGACGCAGCAGCAGCAACAACGCACAGCTCTCTATCAGCAGACCAATGAACTGCTTTCTATTCAGACTAACTTCCTCCATCAGACACCCTCACAGCCCTCACCACCAACATTCCACAGTACAAATCCTTTGGCCAAAGCGCAAGATTCCCAAGGGGGTCTGTTTCATAGCCAGAAAGCCTCCAACACTCAAGAGCAGGTGCAGGCTGCATGCTTCCAAAACACCAACACCATGACAGTTCTACAGTCTCCAGTCCAGCAACCCCCACCCTCGAGTCTTTTCCTTCCCCAGTCATCTCTTTCATCTCAGCTTACAAACAGTAGCAGCCCGCAGCAGCAACTAGCCTTCCTCAATGCTCTGCAAACACCTGCACCTGAGCAGCAAACAGCATTTCAGACTCCCACACAGCTCTCTCCCATTCAACAAGGTGCGCCAATGGAGCAACAGCAGCCTTCCCAGACATCTCAACAGCAAGCTCTGTTTCAGAACATCACTCAGCATACAGCTGCAAACACACTGTCTGCAGGTCAACAGCAACAACCACAGGCCGGTCTACTATTCTGTAACAACCCACTGTCCACCTCGGACCAGACTTCCAGCATCCTGTTCACCAATCAGGCGCAGATTCCTCCATTGACCACCAGCAGTGTAGTCTCCCCAGAGACACAGAACCCTTCATTGCTTTTCTCTCAAGCCCATATAGTGACGGTAAACCAGCAGGACCGCTCGGAGCCCATGGCCTTAAGTAATCCTAATGAAACATGTCAGCAAGTGCTGTTTCAGGATCAGCAACCAATGCAGTTTGGAACAACCACAAACAATAGGCAAGAGCAATCTGCGGTGCTCTTCATGCCTCAACCAAACATAACCTCCCTGCAGGACGGACTGGCTGTTCAAGAACTCGCACAGTCAGCCATGTTTGGCTCGCAGAACGGTGTGACAAACCTACAAACGACCACCTCTTCGCCTGTCCAGCAGCCGGGAACACTGTTTCAGTCTACAGTCAGTGGGACCATCAGCCAGCCAAGccagcctcaacaacctgaacTCTTCCTTTTTGGCATTCCAAATG AATGTGGTCAGCTGATGAATGCACCAGGAAACACACTGTCGGATCAGATCATAGCCATCAGCCAGTCTGGCCATAACCAAAGAGAAAGTGAGGCCCGAATTCAGTCGCTCTACAGCCAGTCGCTGTCACAGTCGGTGACGGGGCAGAGCAGCATGAATGCCTCACAGAATATGGAGAAGATTGATGACCTGTTGGTCAGCTGCTTGCAAGAGCCGGGCAGCAGCTTAACGCGTTCATACTAA
- the nfat5b gene encoding nuclear factor of activated T-cells 5 isoform X3 — translation MSSSMTMDGPCSAFSTSSSSTKLCSSSATELNTVHSGNADTEDNKRCRAIPEVLGAEARSCNSNSVGHCPATSEVGGERGVASQEDQPHQHMMPPKRRTELNISPPPQDLLSDSRMSCQAESTLDSEHSNSIWMDDSLSNFSIMSTTSYNDNTEVPRKSRKRTPRQRPGPKSRPTSEASMDVFDADSAKGPHFVLSQLGTDNKSGQKGSSQEAPQTPQQKGVLSVQYPSKSEGKELKILIQPESQHRARYLTEGSRGSVKDRSQQSFPTIKLEGVNEHVVLQVFVGNDSGRVKPHGFYQACRVTGRNTTACKEVDIGGTTVIEVPLAPSTNMTLAVDCVGILKLRNADVEARIGVAGSKKKSTRARLVFRVNIPRQDGSVLTLQTPSSSIICTQPAGVPEILKKSLHSCSVRGGEELFIIGKNFLKDAEVIFQENISDEKSWKAKAEIDMDLFHQNHLIVKVPPYQNQDVTSAVCVGIYVVTNAGRSHDVQPFTYNPDSGNSEVFVKKEMSSPVKCSFDDKILNSALMPPLLPQVKKEEVTPMEVTNNLQSSGVFKTQDLCPVQQNLDMSTGHQNKNREFSNTMAQPAGDSGKSHAQFFSNTEPLTTIQKQELLREVSSQQFLLEQTVSLGQETQVSSSGSVGGLCGDPPPQQQQLSMFPSDGVAQLEEAVRQLNPQEFCSNNSMTNQQQHIQHQQIQNQQIQKQQQQIQQQQQHIQQQQQALENLQHRIFQSQIQIQHVSVEQQGSSPGVVANQGALFQQTQQQQQRTALYQQTNELLSIQTNFLHQTPSQPSPPTFHSTNPLAKAQDSQGGLFHSQKASNTQEQVQAACFQNTNTMTVLQSPVQQPPPSSLFLPQSSLSSQLTNSSSPQQQLAFLNALQTPAPEQQTAFQTPTQLSPIQQGAPMEQQQPSQTSQQQALFQNITQHTAANTLSAGQQQQPQAGLLFCNNPLSTSDQTSSILFTNQAQIPPLTTSSVVSPETQNPSLLFSQAHIVTVNQQDRSEPMALSNPNETCQQVLFQDQQPMQFGTTTNNRQEQSAVLFMPQPNITSLQDGLAVQELAQSAMFGSQNGVTNLQTTTSSPVQQPGTLFQSTVSGTISQPSQPQQPELFLFGIPNECGQLMNAPGNTLSDQIIAISQSGHNQRESEARIQSLYSQSLSQSVTGQSSMNASQNMEKIDDLLVSCLQEPGSSLTRSY, via the exons ATGTCCTCCTCTATGACCATGGATGGCCCCTGCAGTGCTTTTTCCACCTCTTCTAGCTCCACCAAGCTTTGTAGTTCTTCAGCCACTGAGCTGAACACAGTCCACAGCGGCAATGCTGATACAGAAGACAACAAACGATGCAGGGCGATACCAGAGGTTCTTGGGGCCGAAGCCAGGAGTTGTAACAGCAACAGTGTTGGCCATTGCCCGGCTACGAGTGAGGTTGGAGGAGAGAGAGGAGTGGCCTCCCAGGAGGACCAGCCACATCAGCACATGATGCCACCAAAGCGTCGCACCGAACTAAACATCTCTCCGCCTCCACAAGATCTGCTTAGTGATAGTCGAATGTCCTGTCAAGCAGAATCAACGTTGGACTCTGAGCACAGCAACAGCATATGGATGGATGACTCTCTCTCCAACTTCAGTATCATGAGCACAACCTCCTACAATGACAACACAGAGGTACCACGAAAGTCACGCAAACGTACCCCAAGACAAAGGCCAGGGCCCAAGTCGAGGCCTACCAGCGAAGCCAGCATGGATGTTTTTGATGCAGACAGCGCCAAAGGCCCACATTTTGTCCTCTCCCAGCTCGGCACCGACAACAAATCTGGACAAAAAGGAAG TTCACAGGAAGCTCCTCAGACACCTCAACAGAAAGGAGTTCTGTCAGTGCAATACCCCTCCAAGAGTGAAGGGAAGGAGCTGAAGATCCTTATTCAGCCTGAGTCTCAACACCGGGCTCGCTATCTGACTGAAGGCAGCAGAGGGTCTGTGAAGGACCGATCGCAGCAGAGCTTCCCCACCATAAAG ctGGAGGGTGTGAATGAGCATGTGGTTTTGCAAGTGTTCGTCGGAAATGATTCTGGACGTGTCAAGCCTCATGGATTTTACCAAGCTTGCCGGGTAACAGGCCGCAACACTACAGCCTGCAAGGAGGTGGACATTGGGGGAACGACTGTCATTGAAGTCCCTTTGGCTCCAAGCACCAACATGACCTTAGC TGTGGATTGTGTTGGAATATTGAAGCTCAGAAATGCTGATGTGGAGGCTCGCATTGGGGTGGCTGGGTCAAAAAAGAAGAGTACACGTGCAAGGCTAGTGTTTCGGGTCAACATCCCACGTCAAGATGGCTCAGTGCTCACACTTCAAACACCATCGTCGTCAATCATTTGCA CCCAGCCAGCAGGTGTACCTGAGattctgaagaaatcactgcatagCTGTTCAGTCAGGGGCGGGGAGGAGCTCTTCATCATTGGCAAAAATTTTCTCAAAGATGCCGAAGTCATATTTCAAGAAAATATCTCCG ATGAAAAATCCTGGAAGGCGAAGGCTGAAATCGACATGGATCTGTTTCACCAG AACCATTTGATAGTGAAGGTTCCACCATACCAAAACCAAGACGTCACCTCTGCGGTGTGTGTGGGCATATATGTGGTCACCAATGCTGGGAGATCCCACGACGTTCAGCCATTTACTTACAACCCAGATTCAG GAAACAGTGAAGTTTTTGTGAAGAAAGAGATGTCCTCTCCAGTGAAGTGTTCATTTGatgacaaaa TTCTAAATAGTGCCTTGATGCCTCCACTTCTGCCTCAAGTGAAGAAAGAAGAAGTCACTCCAATGGAGGTCACAAACAACCTTCAATCCTCTGGGGTGTTTAAG ACTCAGGATCTCTGTCCAGTGCAACAGAACTTAGACATGTCTACAGGCCATCAGAATAAGAACAGAGAATTTTCCAACACAATGGCACAGCCTGCTGGTGATTCTGGCAAAAGTCATGCCCAATTTTTTTCCAATACAGAGCCTTTAACTACAATCCAGAAGCAGGAACTGCTGCGAGAAGTTAGCTCCCAGCAGTTCCTCCTTGAGCAAACCGTTAGTCTTGGGCAAGAAACCCAAGTCAGTAGCTCTGGTTCTGTTGGAGGACTGTGTGGCGATCCACCACCGCAACAGCAGCAACTGTCCATGTTCCCTTCAGATGGAGTAGCCCAGTTAGAAGAAGCAGTAAGACAACTGAACCCTCAAGAATTCTGTAGTAACAACTCAATGACCAACCAACAGCAACACATTCAGCACCAACAGATACAAAACCAACAAATTCAAAAGCAGCAGCAGCAAATTCAGCAGCAACAACAGCATATTCAGCAGCAACAGCAGGCTTTGGAGAACCTACAACACCGGATATTTCAGTCACAAATTCAGATACAGCATGTTAGCGTGGAGCAGCAGGGCTCCTCACCAGGTGTTGTAGCAAACCAAGGAGCTCTCTTCCAGCAGACGCAGCAGCAGCAACAACGCACAGCTCTCTATCAGCAGACCAATGAACTGCTTTCTATTCAGACTAACTTCCTCCATCAGACACCCTCACAGCCCTCACCACCAACATTCCACAGTACAAATCCTTTGGCCAAAGCGCAAGATTCCCAAGGGGGTCTGTTTCATAGCCAGAAAGCCTCCAACACTCAAGAGCAGGTGCAGGCTGCATGCTTCCAAAACACCAACACCATGACAGTTCTACAGTCTCCAGTCCAGCAACCCCCACCCTCGAGTCTTTTCCTTCCCCAGTCATCTCTTTCATCTCAGCTTACAAACAGTAGCAGCCCGCAGCAGCAACTAGCCTTCCTCAATGCTCTGCAAACACCTGCACCTGAGCAGCAAACAGCATTTCAGACTCCCACACAGCTCTCTCCCATTCAACAAGGTGCGCCAATGGAGCAACAGCAGCCTTCCCAGACATCTCAACAGCAAGCTCTGTTTCAGAACATCACTCAGCATACAGCTGCAAACACACTGTCTGCAGGTCAACAGCAACAACCACAGGCCGGTCTACTATTCTGTAACAACCCACTGTCCACCTCGGACCAGACTTCCAGCATCCTGTTCACCAATCAGGCGCAGATTCCTCCATTGACCACCAGCAGTGTAGTCTCCCCAGAGACACAGAACCCTTCATTGCTTTTCTCTCAAGCCCATATAGTGACGGTAAACCAGCAGGACCGCTCGGAGCCCATGGCCTTAAGTAATCCTAATGAAACATGTCAGCAAGTGCTGTTTCAGGATCAGCAACCAATGCAGTTTGGAACAACCACAAACAATAGGCAAGAGCAATCTGCGGTGCTCTTCATGCCTCAACCAAACATAACCTCCCTGCAGGACGGACTGGCTGTTCAAGAACTCGCACAGTCAGCCATGTTTGGCTCGCAGAACGGTGTGACAAACCTACAAACGACCACCTCTTCGCCTGTCCAGCAGCCGGGAACACTGTTTCAGTCTACAGTCAGTGGGACCATCAGCCAGCCAAGccagcctcaacaacctgaacTCTTCCTTTTTGGCATTCCAAATG AATGTGGTCAGCTGATGAATGCACCAGGAAACACACTGTCGGATCAGATCATAGCCATCAGCCAGTCTGGCCATAACCAAAGAGAAAGTGAGGCCCGAATTCAGTCGCTCTACAGCCAGTCGCTGTCACAGTCGGTGACGGGGCAGAGCAGCATGAATGCCTCACAGAATATGGAGAAGATTGATGACCTGTTGGTCAGCTGCTTGCAAGAGCCGGGCAGCAGCTTAACGCGTTCATACTAA